One window of Nocardia nova SH22a genomic DNA carries:
- the atpA gene encoding F0F1 ATP synthase subunit alpha, translated as MAELTISPDEIRSAIESYTQSYTPETSIEEIGTVTDTSDGIAHVSGLPSAMTNEILEFPGGVLGVALNLDPDEIGAVILGEFDGIEEGQQVRRTGDVLSVPVGDKFLGRVIDPLGKPIDGLGDIESDERRVLELQAATVLERQPVEEPMATGITAIDALTAIGRGQRQLVIGDRKTGKTAVCIDAILNQKANWESGDPTKQMRCIYVAIGQKGSTIAGVKSALEAHGAMEYTTIVAAPASDSAGFKWLAPYTGSALGQHWMYQGKHVLIVFDDLSKQAEAYRAISLLLRRPPGREAYPGDVFYLHSRLLERCAKLSDAMGAGSMTGLPIIETKANDISAFIPTNVISITDGQVFLESDLFNKGVRPAINVGTSVSRVGGAAQTKAMKAVAGSLRLELASYRELEAFSAFASDLDAASLAQLERGARWVELLKQDQYSPVAVENQIVSIYLVDAGYFDSVPVGDVRRFNTELLEHLHNKAQSSFDALQGGAKKLEGEAADALKTETERFKQGFLASDGSRVVNEAAAGELDHEEVESLSVTRKHVEK; from the coding sequence ATGGCGGAGCTGACGATCTCCCCCGATGAGATCCGTAGCGCGATCGAGAGCTACACCCAGAGCTACACCCCCGAGACCTCCATCGAGGAGATCGGCACGGTCACCGACACCAGTGACGGCATCGCGCACGTCAGTGGCCTCCCGTCGGCGATGACCAACGAGATCCTCGAATTCCCCGGCGGTGTGCTGGGCGTCGCGCTGAACCTCGACCCGGACGAGATCGGCGCGGTCATCCTCGGTGAGTTCGACGGCATCGAAGAGGGCCAGCAGGTCCGCCGCACCGGAGACGTGCTCTCGGTGCCGGTCGGCGACAAGTTCCTCGGCCGCGTCATCGACCCGCTCGGCAAGCCGATCGACGGCCTGGGCGACATCGAGTCCGACGAGCGCCGCGTGCTGGAGCTGCAGGCCGCGACCGTGCTGGAGCGCCAGCCGGTCGAGGAGCCGATGGCCACCGGCATCACCGCCATCGACGCCCTGACCGCCATCGGCCGTGGTCAGCGCCAGCTGGTGATCGGCGACCGCAAGACCGGTAAGACCGCGGTCTGCATCGACGCCATCCTGAACCAGAAGGCCAACTGGGAGTCCGGCGATCCGACCAAGCAGATGCGCTGCATCTACGTCGCGATCGGCCAGAAGGGCTCCACCATCGCCGGTGTGAAGTCCGCGCTCGAGGCGCACGGCGCGATGGAGTACACCACCATCGTCGCCGCCCCCGCATCGGACTCCGCCGGTTTCAAGTGGCTCGCGCCCTACACCGGTTCCGCGCTCGGCCAGCACTGGATGTACCAGGGCAAGCACGTCCTGATCGTGTTCGACGACCTGTCCAAGCAGGCCGAGGCCTACCGCGCCATCTCGCTGCTGCTGCGCCGCCCGCCGGGCCGCGAGGCGTACCCCGGTGACGTCTTCTACCTGCACTCCCGCCTGCTGGAGCGTTGCGCGAAGCTGTCCGACGCGATGGGCGCGGGTTCTATGACCGGTCTGCCGATCATCGAGACCAAGGCCAACGACATCTCGGCCTTCATCCCGACCAACGTCATCTCCATCACCGACGGTCAGGTCTTCCTCGAGTCCGACCTGTTCAACAAGGGTGTGCGACCGGCCATCAACGTCGGTACCTCCGTCTCCCGTGTCGGTGGCGCCGCGCAGACCAAGGCCATGAAGGCGGTCGCCGGTTCGCTGCGTCTGGAGCTGGCCTCCTACCGTGAGCTCGAGGCGTTCTCCGCCTTCGCCTCCGACCTGGACGCGGCCTCCCTCGCACAGCTGGAGCGCGGTGCGCGCTGGGTCGAGCTGCTCAAGCAGGACCAGTACTCGCCGGTCGCGGTCGAGAACCAGATCGTGTCGATCTACCTGGTCGACGCCGGTTACTTCGACTCGGTGCCGGTCGGCGACGTGCGGCGCTTCAACACCGAACTGCTCGAGCACCTGCACAACAAGGCGCAGAGCTCCTTCGACGCCCTCCAGGGCGGTGCGAAGAAGCTCGAGGGCGAGGCCGCCGACGCCCTCAAGACCGAGACCGAGCGCTTCAAGCAGGGCTTCCTGGCCTCCGACGGCAGCCGCGTGGTCAACGAGGCCGCGGCCGGCGAACTGGACCACGAAGAGGTCGAGTCGCTGTCGGTCACCCGCAAGCACGTCGAGAAGTAA
- a CDS encoding F0F1 ATP synthase subunit gamma, with protein sequence MANLRELRSRIRGVSSIKKITKAQELIATSRISKAQARVAAAKPYAEEITKVLGELAGASSNLNHPLLTERANPQRAAILVITSDSGMCGGYNSNVLKRAEELMTTLRSEGKEPVLYVMGNKGLTYYTFRRRSLTGSWTGFSQQPHYTDASSACQHLVDVFMAGSGNEVAAPNGAGAIEGVDEIHIVYTRFVSMLSQVPEVRRLAPIQVSFVDENFELGEDMLTDSPDATITSLYEFEPDADKLLGALLPKYINTRIYSSLLEAAASESAARRTAMKAATDNATELVNNLTRQANSIRQANITQEISEIVGGANALASSDRD encoded by the coding sequence ATGGCAAACTTGCGTGAACTGCGCTCCCGCATTCGTGGTGTGAGTTCGATCAAGAAGATCACCAAGGCCCAGGAGCTGATCGCGACCTCGCGAATCAGCAAGGCCCAGGCCCGGGTCGCTGCCGCGAAGCCGTATGCGGAAGAGATCACGAAGGTGCTCGGCGAATTGGCCGGCGCCTCATCCAATCTCAATCACCCGCTGCTCACCGAGCGGGCGAATCCGCAGCGCGCCGCCATCCTGGTCATCACCAGTGACAGCGGTATGTGCGGTGGCTACAACTCCAATGTGCTCAAGCGCGCCGAAGAGCTGATGACCACGCTGCGCTCCGAGGGCAAGGAGCCGGTGCTGTACGTGATGGGCAACAAGGGCCTCACGTACTACACCTTCCGCCGCCGCTCGCTGACGGGCTCGTGGACGGGCTTCTCGCAGCAGCCGCACTACACCGACGCGTCGTCCGCGTGCCAGCACCTGGTGGACGTGTTCATGGCGGGCTCCGGCAACGAGGTCGCCGCACCGAACGGAGCGGGCGCGATCGAGGGTGTGGACGAGATCCACATCGTCTACACGCGCTTCGTGTCGATGCTCTCGCAGGTTCCCGAGGTACGCCGGCTGGCCCCGATCCAGGTGAGCTTCGTCGACGAGAACTTCGAACTCGGCGAGGACATGCTGACCGACTCGCCCGATGCGACCATCACGTCGCTGTACGAGTTCGAACCCGATGCGGACAAGCTGCTCGGCGCCCTGCTGCCGAAGTACATCAACACCCGCATCTACTCGTCGTTGCTCGAGGCCGCGGCCTCGGAGTCGGCCGCGCGCCGCACCGCAATGAAGGCCGCCACCGACAACGCCACCGAGCTGGTCAACAACCTGACCCGCCAGGCGAACTCGATCCGGCAGGCCAACATCACGCAGGAAATCAGTGAAATCGTCGGCGGCGCGAACGCGCTGGCGAGCTCGGACCGCGACTAA
- the atpD gene encoding F0F1 ATP synthase subunit beta produces the protein MTAAVTQENASRAGAGTGRVVRVAGPVVDVEFPRGAIPELFNALHADITLPSVAKTLTLEVAQHLGDNIVRTISMQPTDGLVRGVPVSDTGKPISVPVGEVTKGHVFNALGDCLDTPGLGRDGEQWGIHRQPPAFDQLEGKTEILETGIKVIDLLTPYVKGGKIGLFGGAGVGKTVLIQEMITRIAREFSGTSVFAGVGERTREGTDLHLEMEEMGVLQDTALVFGQMDEPPGTRMRVALSALTMAEYFRDVQNQDVLLFIDNIFRFTQAGSEVSTLLGRMPSAVGYQPTLADEMGQLQERITSTRGRSITSMQAIYVPADDYTDPAPATTFAHLDATTELSRPISQKGIYPAVDPLTSTSRILEASIVGDRHFAVANEVKRILQKYKELQDIIAILGMDELSEEDKVLVGRARRLEKFLGQNFIVAEKFTGQPGSVVPLEQTIDDFERVCKGEFDHLPEQAFNSCGGLDDVEAAAKKIAGK, from the coding sequence ATGACCGCAGCTGTCACGCAAGAAAACGCAAGCCGGGCGGGCGCTGGCACAGGCCGCGTCGTCCGGGTGGCCGGCCCCGTCGTCGACGTCGAGTTCCCGCGCGGCGCGATCCCGGAGCTGTTCAACGCCCTGCACGCCGACATCACCCTGCCGTCGGTGGCCAAGACGCTGACCCTCGAGGTCGCGCAGCACCTGGGCGACAACATCGTCCGCACCATTTCGATGCAGCCGACCGACGGCCTGGTCCGCGGCGTGCCGGTGTCCGACACCGGTAAGCCGATCTCGGTGCCGGTCGGCGAGGTCACCAAGGGCCACGTCTTCAACGCCCTCGGCGACTGCCTCGACACCCCCGGCCTGGGCCGCGACGGCGAGCAGTGGGGCATCCACCGCCAGCCGCCCGCCTTCGACCAGCTCGAGGGCAAGACCGAGATCCTGGAGACGGGCATCAAGGTCATCGACCTGCTGACCCCGTACGTGAAGGGCGGCAAGATCGGTCTGTTCGGTGGCGCCGGTGTCGGCAAGACCGTTCTGATCCAGGAGATGATCACCCGTATCGCGCGTGAGTTCTCCGGCACCTCGGTGTTCGCGGGCGTCGGTGAGCGCACCCGTGAGGGCACCGACCTCCACCTGGAAATGGAAGAGATGGGCGTCCTCCAGGACACCGCCCTCGTCTTCGGCCAGATGGACGAGCCGCCGGGCACCCGTATGCGTGTCGCCCTGTCCGCGCTGACCATGGCGGAGTACTTCCGCGATGTGCAGAACCAGGACGTGCTGCTGTTCATCGACAACATCTTCCGCTTCACCCAGGCCGGTTCCGAGGTCTCGACCCTGCTGGGTCGGATGCCCTCGGCCGTCGGTTACCAGCCGACCCTGGCGGACGAGATGGGTCAGCTGCAGGAGCGCATCACCTCGACCCGTGGTCGTTCGATCACCTCGATGCAGGCGATCTACGTCCCCGCCGACGACTACACCGACCCGGCGCCGGCGACCACCTTCGCCCACCTGGACGCGACCACCGAGCTTTCCCGCCCGATTTCGCAGAAGGGTATCTACCCGGCCGTCGACCCGCTGACCTCGACCTCTCGTATCCTCGAGGCTTCGATCGTCGGCGACCGGCACTTCGCGGTGGCCAACGAGGTCAAGCGCATCCTGCAGAAGTACAAGGAACTGCAGGACATCATCGCCATCCTCGGTATGGACGAGCTCTCCGAAGAGGACAAGGTCCTCGTCGGTCGTGCCCGCCGCCTGGAGAAGTTCCTCGGCCAGAACTTCATCGTGGCCGAGAAGTTCACCGGTCAGCCGGGTTCGGTCGTGCCGCTGGAGCAGACCATCGACGACTTCGAGCGGGTCTGCAAGGGCGAGTTCGACCACCTGCCGGAGCAGGCGTTCAACTCCTGTGGTGGCCTGGACGACGTCGAGGCGGCCGCGAAGAAGATCGCCGGGAAGTAG
- a CDS encoding F0F1 ATP synthase subunit epsilon codes for MADMSVDLVAIERRLWSGQASFVSAQTTEGQIGILHGHEPVLGQLVEGGIVTIESAEGERIVAAVHGGFFSCTGEAVRILAESAEFAGDVDIDAARAVLADPNASEQEQNAATARVRAVEAANS; via the coding sequence ATGGCAGACATGTCAGTTGATCTGGTCGCCATCGAACGGCGGCTGTGGTCGGGTCAGGCGAGTTTCGTCAGCGCTCAGACCACGGAAGGTCAGATCGGTATTCTGCACGGTCACGAGCCCGTCCTCGGCCAGTTGGTCGAGGGTGGCATCGTGACCATCGAGAGCGCCGAGGGTGAGCGGATCGTCGCGGCCGTGCACGGTGGATTCTTCTCCTGCACGGGTGAGGCCGTCCGAATCCTCGCCGAGTCGGCCGAATTCGCGGGCGATGTCGACATCGACGCCGCGCGTGCGGTGCTGGCCGATCCGAATGCCTCCGAACAGGAGCAGAATGCGGCGACCGCGCGGGTGCGCGCGGTCGAAGCGGCGAATTCCTGA
- a CDS encoding DUF2550 domain-containing protein, which yields MVLLIILVLLLVGVALVSLYRLIMLRRGGTAAILRVLPAEGGQGWRHGLIRYGESRLVFYKLTSLKLGPDSTIRRLGIEVVDRRAPVGDEFDIMTDDIVVIAVSDGDGSYELALDRPALTAFLSWVESRPSERIRRRPGR from the coding sequence ATGGTGCTTCTGATCATTCTGGTGCTGCTGCTGGTCGGCGTGGCGCTGGTATCGCTGTATCGCCTGATCATGTTGCGCCGGGGTGGCACCGCGGCGATTCTGCGCGTATTACCGGCCGAAGGTGGCCAGGGCTGGCGGCACGGCCTGATTCGATACGGCGAATCCCGCCTGGTCTTCTACAAACTCACCAGTCTGAAGCTGGGACCGGACTCGACCATCCGGCGCCTGGGGATCGAAGTGGTCGATCGGCGCGCCCCGGTGGGCGACGAGTTCGACATCATGACCGACGACATCGTCGTGATCGCGGTCTCCGACGGTGACGGCAGCTATGAACTGGCACTGGACCGCCCCGCGCTGACGGCGTTCCTGTCCTGGGTCGAATCCCGGCCCTCCGAACGTATCCGGCGCCGACCGGGACGTTGA
- a CDS encoding cob(I)yrinic acid a,c-diamide adenosyltransferase, with protein MSVHLTKIYTRTGDDGTTGLSDFSRVSKTDARLVAYADCDETNAALGVALALGDPDTRIAAVLRRIQNDLFDAGADLSTPVVAEPKYPPLRITQDYIDRLERWCDEFNSELAPLNSFILPGGTPLAALLHTARTVARRAERSAWAAVDDHPDDISVLPAKYLNRLSDLLFILGRVANPDGDVLWRPGGAETGGPAATDQPSR; from the coding sequence ATGAGTGTGCATCTGACCAAGATCTATACCCGCACCGGCGACGACGGCACCACCGGTCTGAGCGACTTCTCCCGGGTGTCGAAGACCGACGCCCGGCTGGTGGCCTACGCCGATTGCGACGAGACCAATGCCGCACTGGGTGTCGCTCTCGCACTGGGGGATCCGGACACGCGCATCGCCGCGGTGCTGCGCCGGATCCAGAACGATCTGTTCGATGCCGGCGCCGACCTGTCCACTCCGGTCGTGGCGGAGCCGAAGTATCCGCCGCTACGCATCACCCAGGACTACATCGACCGGCTGGAGCGGTGGTGCGACGAGTTCAATTCCGAACTGGCGCCGCTGAATTCGTTCATCCTCCCCGGGGGGACACCGCTGGCGGCCCTGCTGCACACCGCCCGTACGGTGGCGCGCCGGGCCGAACGCTCGGCTTGGGCGGCGGTCGACGACCATCCCGACGACATCAGCGTGCTGCCTGCGAAATACCTCAATCGCCTGTCCGATCTGCTGTTCATCCTCGGCCGGGTGGCCAACCCGGACGGTGATGTGCTCTGGCGTCCGGGAGGCGCGGAGACCGGCGGACCGGCCGCGACCGATCAGCCGTCCCGTTAG